From the Desulfurispira natronophila genome, the window ACCTGTGCTTCGGCTCTGCAGAAGCTGGAGGTAGCACTAAATCGCACCGGGGTGAAATTCGGCAACTATGCCGAAGGTCACTGCCACTTTGCTGCCACTATTGCCGAAGCTCGCAGTGAGGCACGGGGAATTTTGGAGCGCAATGTCCATACCCGTGCCTATGAGTCTCCTCAGTCTTTAATAAATGGTGTTACTCATCCCACTTTCAACCTGGCTGCATCGATGCAGCTGGAGTCGGGAGCACGGGTGGGAGAAATCAGTCGAATTCATCACGGCCAGCTTGATTCAGCAAATCGCACGGTGGAGGTCAAGGGAAAAGGGGGCAAGGTGCGGCATCTGCAGCTCAGTGACTCTACTTTTGTCCGACTGGAGCAGGCGATGGAGCAGCGCGGTGGGGTCTTTGGCTTTTCCACTTCACCGTATCGCAGTGCGCTCAAGGAGGGGGCACAGCGCTCCTCACAGCCATATTCTGGCTCTCATGGATTGCGCTGGAACTTTGCCCAGAATCGCATGGCACAGCTAACGGGCCAAGGCATGCAACATGAGCAGGCTCTGGTTGCGGTTTCAAAGGAGATGGGGCATGAGCGGGGCTCTATCACGGAGCACTACCTGCAGGGGCCGGGAAGCTAATGGTACGGCAGCGCTACCATATGGCACTGGTGTGTGGAAATGAGTACTTGGAGCTTTGCTGCAGTAGCACTGTGCTGCTGCTTTGGAGCATGGCAGCGCCACAACGGTGCTCTCTTTCCACTGTAGTGCATCAACGGTGTGGGAGTGGGCCAACGCCACAGC encodes:
- a CDS encoding site-specific integrase; this translates as MNGSVHKQVRTLFHQVDAIGTSRHHAKELAKASGGSDWHSTGKLMGIHSYQTSEKYLKTWREFGNYVRSEFRLKDMQRVSSLHVGSFLEAKMASGVRYSTFTTCASALQKLEVALNRTGVKFGNYAEGHCHFAATIAEARSEARGILERNVHTRAYESPQSLINGVTHPTFNLAASMQLESGARVGEISRIHHGQLDSANRTVEVKGKGGKVRHLQLSDSTFVRLEQAMEQRGGVFGFSTSPYRSALKEGAQRSSQPYSGSHGLRWNFAQNRMAQLTGQGMQHEQALVAVSKEMGHERGSITEHYLQGPGS